One window of Bacteroides sp. AN502(2024) genomic DNA carries:
- a CDS encoding MFS transporter has protein sequence MNAFQKTSKKMTNYRWTICAMLFFATTVNYLDRQVLSLTWDEFIKPEFHWNESHYGTITSVFSIVYAICMLFAGRFVDWMGTKKGYLWSIGVWSAGACLHAVCGIITEAQVGLHSAAELAGATGDVVVIIATVSMYCFLAARCILALGEAGNFPAAIKVTAEYFPKKDRAYATSIFNAGASIGALIAPLTIPILAKMFGWEMAFIVIGGLGFIWMGFWVFMYDAPSKSKHVNQAELDYIEQDRHEAGSAPIIEEKDEKRMKFWQCFSYKQTWAFIFGKFTTDGVWWFFLFWTPSYLNTQFGIKTSDPLGMALIFTLYAVTMLSIYGGKLPTIFINRTGMNPYAARMKAMLIFAFFPLVVLLAQPLGTISPWFPVILIGIGGAAHQSWSANIFSTVGDMFPRTAIASITGIGGMAGGFGSMILQKVAGNLFVYASGTTMVDGKEVEMTKELLEQGAQFVHPAMTFMGFEGKPAGYFIIFCVCAVAYLLGWFIMKALVPKYKPIVLD, from the coding sequence ATGAATGCATTTCAAAAAACAAGCAAAAAGATGACAAACTACAGGTGGACCATCTGTGCCATGCTATTTTTTGCTACTACAGTTAATTATCTCGACCGCCAGGTGCTTTCATTAACCTGGGATGAATTTATCAAACCGGAATTCCACTGGAACGAATCTCACTACGGTACCATTACTTCTGTTTTCTCCATAGTATACGCTATATGTATGCTATTTGCCGGTCGTTTTGTCGATTGGATGGGAACTAAAAAAGGATATCTCTGGTCTATCGGTGTGTGGTCGGCAGGTGCTTGTCTCCATGCTGTTTGCGGTATTATCACAGAAGCACAGGTAGGCCTTCATAGCGCAGCAGAATTGGCAGGTGCCACAGGAGATGTGGTGGTGATCATCGCTACAGTCAGTATGTATTGCTTCCTCGCCGCCCGCTGTATCCTCGCTTTAGGAGAAGCCGGCAACTTCCCTGCTGCAATCAAAGTAACTGCTGAATATTTCCCTAAAAAAGACCGTGCTTACGCCACATCTATCTTTAATGCCGGTGCTTCCATCGGTGCATTGATCGCCCCTCTTACCATCCCTATCTTAGCGAAGATGTTCGGTTGGGAAATGGCGTTTATCGTTATCGGTGGACTCGGTTTCATCTGGATGGGATTCTGGGTATTCATGTACGATGCCCCGTCAAAAAGCAAACATGTCAATCAGGCAGAACTTGACTATATCGAGCAAGACCGGCATGAAGCAGGTAGTGCACCGATAATAGAGGAAAAGGATGAAAAAAGAATGAAGTTCTGGCAATGTTTTAGTTACAAGCAAACATGGGCTTTCATCTTTGGTAAATTCACTACTGATGGTGTATGGTGGTTCTTCCTTTTTTGGACTCCGTCTTATCTGAATACTCAATTCGGTATCAAGACCTCCGATCCGCTGGGTATGGCATTGATCTTTACGCTTTATGCGGTGACCATGCTGTCTATCTACGGCGGTAAACTGCCTACTATCTTTATCAACAGAACTGGTATGAATCCGTATGCAGCCCGTATGAAAGCGATGTTAATCTTCGCCTTCTTCCCATTGGTTGTATTGTTGGCACAGCCGTTAGGTACGATTTCTCCATGGTTCCCGGTTATTCTGATCGGTATCGGTGGCGCTGCTCACCAGTCTTGGTCGGCCAACATCTTCTCTACCGTAGGTGATATGTTCCCCAGAACAGCCATCGCAAGTATCACCGGTATCGGTGGCATGGCAGGCGGCTTCGGCTCCATGATTCTTCAGAAAGTGGCAGGAAACTTATTCGTATATGCTTCCGGAACAACGATGGTTGACGGCAAAGAGGTGGAAATGACGAAAGAGTTGCTGGAACAGGGAGCGCAATTCGTACACCCTGCCATGACATTCATGGGCTTTGAAGGTAAACCTGCCGGATATTTCATCATTTTCTGCGTGTGTGCAGTAGCTTATTTGTTGGGTTGGTTCATCATGAAAGCACTAGTTCCGAAATACAAACCTATCGTATTGGATTAA
- a CDS encoding transposase yields the protein MAKIQKISEIHPTLGFTEFDILEKCRKSFHESELGRLHSVFPFDRMAKAAGLSEQRLGRRNIFSPSAKIALMVLKAYTGFSDRKLVEHLNGNIHYQMFCGIMIPPSLPITNFKIVSAIRNEIASRLDIDSFQEILASHWKPYLDNLHVCMTDATCYESHMRFPTDMKLLWESIEWLYSHICRHCRDLGIRRPRNKYRNVAESYLSYCKKRKRRASRTRMLKRRMIKLLEKLLSQRDGLHSEYGALLRYTQDYHKRLSIIRKVLVQEKEMFEGRKVSDRIISIDRHYVRPIVRGKETKSVEFGAKVNNIQIDGISFIEHLSFKAFNEGIRLKDCIRMQQKLMNVRVRCVAADSIYANNANRKFCTKYGISTSFVRKGRAGKDEPLRKVLRSELSKERATRLEGSFGTQKQHYSLARIKARNKKTEILWIFFGIHTANAILMIDKIRNRTGKAA from the coding sequence ATGGCTAAGATACAAAAAATTTCAGAAATCCACCCAACTTTGGGCTTTACAGAATTTGATATTCTGGAAAAATGCCGCAAGAGTTTTCATGAGAGTGAGCTTGGCAGGCTTCATTCGGTCTTTCCATTTGATCGTATGGCAAAAGCCGCAGGCCTGTCTGAACAACGTTTGGGCCGCAGGAACATATTCAGTCCTTCCGCAAAGATCGCCCTTATGGTCCTGAAGGCATACACCGGATTCTCCGACAGGAAACTGGTGGAACATCTGAACGGGAACATACACTACCAGATGTTCTGTGGCATCATGATCCCCCCGTCCCTTCCCATAACCAACTTCAAGATAGTCAGTGCCATCCGTAATGAGATAGCATCCCGCCTTGACATTGATTCCTTCCAGGAGATCCTGGCTTCACACTGGAAACCTTATCTTGATAACCTTCACGTCTGCATGACCGATGCCACATGCTATGAGAGCCACATGCGTTTTCCTACGGACATGAAACTCCTTTGGGAAAGCATCGAATGGCTCTACAGTCATATATGCCGGCATTGCAGGGATCTGGGCATAAGGCGTCCGCGCAACAAATACAGGAATGTGGCGGAATCCTATCTGTCCTACTGCAAGAAAAGAAAGAGGAGAGCTTCAAGGACAAGAATGCTTAAGCGCCGTATGATCAAGCTTCTTGAAAAGCTCCTCAGTCAAAGGGATGGGCTCCATAGCGAGTACGGTGCTTTACTCCGATATACGCAGGATTACCATAAGCGTCTTTCCATCATCAGAAAGGTGCTTGTACAGGAAAAGGAAATGTTTGAAGGGCGAAAAGTCAGTGACCGCATCATCAGCATCGACCGTCATTATGTACGTCCCATCGTCAGAGGCAAGGAAACCAAGTCCGTCGAGTTCGGTGCAAAGGTCAATAATATACAGATAGACGGCATATCGTTCATCGAACACCTCTCGTTCAAGGCTTTCAATGAGGGGATACGCTTGAAGGACTGTATCCGTATGCAGCAGAAGCTGATGAATGTAAGGGTAAGATGTGTGGCTGCCGATTCCATATATGCCAATAATGCCAACAGAAAGTTCTGTACTAAATATGGGATATCCACATCCTTTGTGCGCAAGGGAAGGGCGGGCAAAGATGAGCCTTTGAGGAAGGTGCTTAGAAGCGAACTCTCAAAAGAAAGGGCCACACGGCTTGAAGGAAGCTTCGGCACTCAAAAGCAACATTACTCGCTCGCAAGGATAAAGGCAAGGAACAAGAAGACGGAAATCCTGTGGATTTTCTTCGGAATACATACAGCAAATGCCATACTGATGATTGACAAGATCAGGAACAGAACGGGGAAAGCTGCATGA
- a CDS encoding pectinesterase family protein codes for MKRSVFKGMMCWLLLGVGATSVYAQQQQRKDTLVVARDGTGDYRHIQEAVEAVRAFMDYTVTIYIKNGLYKEKLVIPSWVKNVRLVGESAEKTIVTYDDHANINKMGTFRTYTVKVEGNDITFKDLTIENNAALLGQAVALHTEGDRLMFVNCRFLGNQDTVYTGSEGARLLFTNCYIEGTTDFIFGPSTALFEYCELHSKRNSYITAASTPQSEEFGYVFKNCKLTAAPGVNKVYLGRPWRPYAATVFINCEFGSHIRPEGWHNWRNPENEKTARYAEFGNTGAGADTAGRVTWTKQLTKKEVAKYTPENIFKESSNWYPCQ; via the coding sequence ATGAAAAGAAGTGTTTTTAAAGGAATGATGTGTTGGCTTCTGCTCGGCGTGGGAGCAACATCTGTTTATGCACAACAACAGCAACGCAAAGATACATTGGTGGTGGCACGTGACGGGACGGGAGACTACCGCCATATTCAGGAAGCCGTGGAAGCTGTCCGCGCTTTTATGGATTATACGGTGACAATTTATATCAAGAATGGCCTATACAAAGAAAAACTGGTCATTCCTTCTTGGGTAAAGAATGTACGGCTGGTGGGCGAAAGTGCAGAGAAAACGATTGTCACATACGATGATCATGCCAATATCAATAAGATGGGAACGTTCCGCACCTATACGGTAAAGGTGGAAGGTAACGATATTACTTTCAAAGACCTGACGATTGAGAATAATGCGGCTCTTCTGGGGCAGGCAGTGGCACTTCATACCGAAGGAGACAGGCTGATGTTTGTCAACTGTCGTTTCTTGGGGAATCAGGATACGGTTTATACAGGCTCTGAAGGAGCACGGCTCTTATTCACGAATTGCTATATCGAGGGGACTACCGATTTTATTTTCGGTCCCTCTACCGCTCTGTTTGAATACTGTGAACTTCATAGTAAGCGTAATTCGTATATCACTGCCGCTTCCACTCCTCAGAGTGAAGAATTTGGTTATGTTTTCAAAAACTGTAAGTTGACAGCCGCTCCGGGAGTGAACAAAGTATATTTGGGGCGTCCGTGGCGTCCTTATGCGGCAACGGTCTTTATTAATTGTGAGTTTGGCAGTCATATCCGTCCCGAAGGATGGCATAACTGGAGGAATCCGGAGAACGAGAAAACGGCTCGTTATGCCGAATTTGGAAATACCGGTGCCGGAGCTGATACGGCAGGACGTGTAACGTGGACCAAACAGCTGACAAAGAAGGAAGTAGCGAAGTATACTCCGGAAAATATCTTTAAGGAAAGTAGCAATTGGTATCCTTGTCAATGA
- a CDS encoding pectinesterase family protein has translation MCWLLAAVFILFSAFRADKPVITIFMIGDSTMANKKIDGGNPERGWGMVLPGFFSEDIRIDNHAVNGRSSKSFISEGRWEKVISKVKKGDYVFIQFGHNDEKADSARHTDPGSTFDEILRRYVNETRAKGGIPVLFNSIVRRNFVQPKDDAIAKDIRHTPGEREQPKEGTVLFDTHGAYLDAPRNVAKELGVTFIDMNKLTHDLVQGLGPVESKKLFMFVEPNQVPAFPKGREDNTHLNVYGARTIAGLAVDAIGKEIPELAKYIRHYDYVVAQDGSGDFFTVQEAIDAVPDFRKHIRTRILVRKGTYKEKIVIPESKINISLIGEEGTILTYDDFANKKNVFGENMGTSGSSGCYIYAPDFYAENITFENSSGPVGQAVACFVSADRAFFKNCRFLGFQDTLYTYGKQSRQYYEDCYIEGTVDFIFGWSTAVFNRCHIHSKRDGYVTAPSTDKGTPYGYVFYDCRLTAEPEATRVYLSRPWRPYAQAVFIRCEMGKHILPEGWNNWGKKENEKTAFYAEYESRGEGANPKARAAFSRQLKNLKGYEIETVLAGDDGWNPSEDGNKLLDVKR, from the coding sequence ATGTGCTGGCTGCTGGCAGCTGTTTTCATTCTTTTTTCTGCATTTCGTGCAGACAAACCGGTTATCACTATCTTCATGATAGGCGATTCGACCATGGCTAACAAGAAAATAGACGGTGGGAATCCCGAACGTGGTTGGGGAATGGTGCTTCCCGGATTCTTCTCTGAAGATATACGGATAGACAATCATGCCGTCAACGGTCGCAGTTCCAAGAGCTTTATCAGTGAAGGGCGCTGGGAAAAGGTCATTTCTAAAGTGAAAAAAGGGGATTACGTTTTTATCCAGTTCGGTCATAACGACGAGAAAGCAGACTCTGCCCGTCACACCGATCCGGGAAGTACTTTCGATGAGATTCTTCGCCGGTATGTGAATGAAACCCGTGCCAAAGGTGGAATACCGGTGTTGTTTAATTCGATTGTCCGTCGGAACTTTGTGCAACCGAAGGATGATGCCATCGCAAAAGATATTCGTCACACTCCGGGGGAAAGGGAACAACCGAAGGAGGGAACCGTTTTATTCGATACTCATGGAGCCTATCTGGATGCTCCCCGCAATGTGGCAAAAGAATTGGGAGTGACCTTCATAGACATGAATAAGCTCACCCATGACCTGGTGCAAGGGCTCGGGCCTGTAGAATCAAAGAAGCTGTTCATGTTTGTCGAGCCCAATCAAGTGCCGGCTTTCCCGAAAGGTCGGGAAGATAATACTCACTTAAACGTATACGGAGCACGAACCATTGCCGGGTTGGCAGTAGATGCCATCGGCAAGGAGATTCCGGAACTGGCGAAATATATTCGTCATTATGATTATGTAGTGGCTCAAGACGGTAGCGGTGATTTCTTTACCGTGCAGGAAGCAATCGATGCCGTCCCTGACTTTCGTAAGCATATCCGTACCAGGATTCTGGTTCGTAAAGGCACTTACAAGGAAAAGATTGTCATCCCTGAAAGTAAGATTAACATCTCTTTGATTGGAGAAGAAGGGACGATATTGACGTATGACGATTTCGCCAATAAGAAAAATGTATTCGGTGAGAACATGGGAACCTCCGGTTCATCCGGCTGTTACATCTATGCTCCGGATTTTTATGCCGAGAATATCACATTCGAGAATTCGTCCGGTCCCGTAGGACAAGCTGTTGCCTGTTTTGTCTCTGCCGACCGTGCATTTTTCAAGAATTGCCGCTTCCTGGGTTTTCAGGATACCCTTTACACTTATGGCAAACAGAGCCGCCAATATTACGAAGACTGCTACATTGAAGGCACTGTCGATTTTATTTTCGGTTGGTCTACGGCTGTCTTCAACCGTTGCCACATTCATAGCAAGCGTGACGGCTACGTGACTGCTCCCTCTACCGATAAAGGAACTCCCTATGGTTATGTGTTCTATGACTGCCGACTGACTGCGGAACCGGAGGCAACGAGAGTATATCTGTCCCGTCCCTGGCGTCCGTATGCACAAGCTGTATTTATCCGCTGCGAAATGGGAAAGCACATTCTTCCCGAAGGGTGGAACAACTGGGGGAAGAAGGAAAACGAGAAAACGGCCTTTTATGCCGAATATGAAAGTCGGGGTGAAGGAGCCAATCCGAAGGCGCGCGCCGCTTTCTCCCGCCAGTTGAAGAACTTGAAAGGATATGAGATAGAGACTGTTCTGGCTGGGGATGATGGGTGGAATCCTTCGGAAGATGGGAATAAGTTGCTGGATGTGAAACGTTGA
- a CDS encoding transposase, producing the protein MAKIQKISEIHPTLGFTEFDILEKCRKSFHESELGRLHSVFPFDRMAKAAGLSEQRLGRRNIFSPSAKIALMVLKAYTGFSDRKLVEHLNGNIHYQMFCGIMIPPSLPITNFKIVSAIRNEIASRLDIDSFQEILASHWKPYLDNLHVCMTDATCYESHMRFPTDMKLLWESIEWLYRHICRHCRDLGIRRPRNKYRNVAESYLSYCKKRKRRASRTRMLKRRMIKLLEKLLSQRDGLHSEYGALLRYTQDYHKRLSIIRKVLVQEKEMFEGRKVSDRIISIDRHYVRPIVRGKETKSVEFGAKVNNIQIDGISFIEHLSFKAFNEGIRLKDCIRMQQKLMNVRVRCVAADSIYANNANRKFCTKYGISTSFVRKGREGKDEPLRKVLRSELSKERATRLEGSFGTQKQHYSLARIKARNKKTEILWIFFGIHTANAILMIDKIWNRTGKAA; encoded by the coding sequence ATGGCTAAGATACAAAAAATTTCAGAAATCCACCCAACTTTGGGCTTTACAGAATTTGATATTCTGGAAAAATGCCGCAAGAGTTTTCATGAGAGTGAGCTTGGCAGGCTTCATTCGGTCTTTCCATTTGATCGTATGGCAAAAGCCGCAGGCCTGTCTGAACAACGTTTGGGCCGCAGGAACATATTCAGTCCTTCCGCAAAGATCGCCCTTATGGTCCTGAAGGCATACACCGGATTCTCCGACAGGAAACTGGTGGAACATCTGAACGGGAACATACACTACCAGATGTTCTGTGGAATCATGATCCCCCCGTCCCTTCCCATAACCAACTTCAAGATAGTCAGTGCCATCCGTAATGAGATAGCATCCCGCCTTGACATTGATTCCTTCCAGGAGATCCTGGCTTCACACTGGAAACCTTATCTTGATAACCTTCACGTCTGCATGACCGATGCCACATGCTATGAGAGCCACATGCGTTTTCCTACGGACATGAAACTCCTTTGGGAAAGCATCGAATGGCTCTACAGGCATATATGCCGGCATTGCAGGGATCTGGGCATAAGGCGTCCGCGCAACAAATACAGGAATGTGGCGGAATCCTATCTGTCCTACTGCAAGAAAAGAAAGAGGAGAGCTTCAAGGACAAGAATGCTTAAGCGCCGTATGATCAAGCTTCTTGAAAAGCTCCTCAGTCAAAGGGATGGGCTCCATAGCGAGTACGGTGCTTTACTCCGATATACGCAGGATTACCATAAGCGTCTTTCCATCATCAGAAAGGTGCTTGTACAGGAAAAGGAAATGTTTGAAGGGCGAAAAGTCAGTGACCGCATCATCAGCATCGACCGTCATTATGTACGTCCCATCGTCAGAGGCAAGGAAACCAAGTCCGTCGAGTTCGGTGCAAAGGTCAATAATATACAGATAGACGGCATATCGTTCATCGAACACCTCTCGTTCAAGGCTTTCAATGAGGGGATACGCTTGAAGGACTGTATCCGTATGCAGCAGAAGCTGATGAATGTAAGGGTAAGATGTGTGGCTGCCGATTCCATATATGCCAATAATGCCAACAGAAAGTTCTGTACTAAATATGGGATATCCACATCCTTTGTGCGCAAGGGAAGGGAGGGCAAAGATGAGCCTTTGAGGAAGGTGCTTAGAAGCGAACTCTCAAAAGAAAGGGCCACACGGCTTGAAGGAAGCTTCGGCACTCAAAAGCAACATTACTCGCTCGCAAGGATAAAGGCAAGGAACAAAAAGACGGAAATCCTGTGGATTTTCTTCGGAATACATACAGCAAATGCCATACTGATGATTGACAAGATCTGGAACAGAACGGGGAAAGCTGCATGA
- the kduI gene encoding 5-dehydro-4-deoxy-D-glucuronate isomerase, whose protein sequence is MKKLAIAMMLGIAAMSASAQVNYKMQVACSPQDVKTYDTNRLRSSFLMEKVMVPNEINLTYSMYDRLIFGGAVPATKELVLETIDPLKAKFFLERRELGVINIGGEGIVTVDGKEYTLKFKEALYVGRGKQKVTFKSKDSGNPAKFYINSATAHKEYKTQLITIDGRKGSLKANSFAAGKMEESNDRVINQLIVNNVLEEGPCQLQMGLTELKPGSVWNTMPAHTHSRRVEAYFYFNVPQDNAICHFMGEPTEERIVWMQNEQAIMSPEWSIHAAAGTSNYMFIWGMAGENLDYGDMDKIKYTEMR, encoded by the coding sequence ATGAAAAAATTAGCAATTGCAATGATGTTGGGTATCGCAGCGATGTCTGCTTCTGCCCAGGTGAATTACAAGATGCAAGTGGCTTGCAGTCCGCAAGACGTGAAAACGTATGATACAAACCGCTTGCGTAGTAGCTTCCTGATGGAGAAAGTAATGGTTCCGAATGAAATCAACCTTACTTATTCGATGTACGACCGTCTGATCTTTGGCGGTGCAGTGCCTGCAACCAAAGAACTGGTTCTCGAAACAATCGATCCGCTGAAAGCTAAGTTTTTCCTCGAACGCCGCGAACTGGGTGTTATCAACATTGGTGGCGAAGGTATTGTAACGGTAGACGGTAAAGAATACACGCTGAAATTCAAAGAAGCCTTATATGTAGGAAGAGGCAAGCAGAAAGTGACTTTCAAGAGCAAAGATTCCGGCAATCCTGCCAAGTTCTACATCAACTCGGCAACTGCTCATAAAGAGTACAAAACTCAATTGATCACTATTGACGGACGCAAAGGCTCCCTGAAAGCTAATTCATTCGCTGCCGGAAAGATGGAAGAAAGTAATGACCGCGTTATCAACCAGCTGATTGTCAACAATGTACTTGAAGAAGGTCCTTGCCAATTGCAGATGGGATTGACGGAATTGAAACCGGGTAGCGTATGGAACACGATGCCGGCACATACTCACTCCCGTCGTGTGGAAGCATACTTCTATTTCAATGTACCGCAAGACAATGCTATCTGCCACTTCATGGGCGAACCTACAGAAGAACGTATCGTATGGATGCAGAACGAGCAGGCTATCATGTCACCGGAATGGTCTATCCATGCTGCTGCCGGAACAAGTAACTATATGTTTATTTGGGGTATGGCCGGTGAAAACCTCGACTATGGAGACATGGACAAGATCAAATATACAGAAATGCGCTAA
- a CDS encoding glycoside hydrolase family 88 protein, whose amino-acid sequence MRRTLFSNFFIWALLVAMTVPVSAQQVDDKLPWSVRMTESEMIRCPESWQLDFQPKLKWDYCHGLELGAMLDVYDAYGDKKIRDYAIAYADTMVHEDGSITAYKLTDYSLDRINSGKILFRIYEQTKDSKYKKALDLLYSQFEGQPRNEDGGFWHKKIYPHQMWLDGIYMGAPFYAEYAFRHNLPQDYADVINQFVTCARHTYDSKNGLYRHACDVSRTERWADPVTGQSKHTWGRAMGWYAMALVDALEFIPLHEAGRDSLLDILNNVAVQVEKLQDPKTGGWYQVMDRSGDKGNYVESSCSAMFIYALFKAVRLGYIDKSYLDVALKGYQGFLDHFIEVDKNGLVTITKACAVAGLGGKVYRSGDYDYYINETIRNNDPKAVGPFIKASLEYERLQK is encoded by the coding sequence ATGAGACGAACTCTTTTTTCTAATTTTTTTATATGGGCTCTGCTGGTTGCAATGACCGTTCCGGTATCGGCGCAACAGGTAGACGATAAGCTTCCTTGGTCTGTGCGGATGACCGAGTCGGAGATGATCCGTTGCCCGGAATCCTGGCAACTCGATTTTCAACCGAAATTGAAGTGGGATTATTGTCACGGACTTGAATTGGGAGCCATGCTTGATGTGTATGATGCTTATGGTGACAAGAAAATTCGTGATTATGCCATTGCGTATGCAGATACAATGGTGCATGAGGACGGCAGCATTACCGCTTATAAATTGACTGATTATAGTCTTGACCGTATTAACTCCGGAAAAATCCTTTTCCGTATTTATGAGCAGACCAAGGATTCTAAATATAAGAAAGCGCTCGATTTGCTTTATAGCCAGTTTGAAGGACAGCCGCGCAATGAGGACGGCGGTTTCTGGCATAAAAAGATTTATCCTCATCAGATGTGGCTGGACGGAATTTACATGGGAGCTCCTTTTTATGCGGAATATGCATTCCGTCATAATCTTCCTCAAGACTATGCGGATGTAATCAATCAGTTCGTTACTTGTGCCCGTCATACATACGATTCAAAGAACGGTCTTTATCGTCATGCGTGTGATGTAAGTCGGACCGAACGGTGGGCAGATCCGGTGACCGGACAGTCGAAACATACTTGGGGACGTGCAATGGGATGGTATGCGATGGCGTTGGTGGATGCGCTCGAATTTATTCCGCTGCATGAAGCCGGAAGAGATTCTTTGCTGGATATCTTGAATAATGTAGCTGTACAGGTGGAGAAACTTCAAGACCCGAAAACCGGCGGATGGTATCAGGTGATGGATAGGAGTGGTGATAAAGGAAACTATGTGGAGTCTTCCTGTTCCGCCATGTTTATTTATGCGCTCTTTAAAGCGGTCCGTCTGGGATATATTGATAAGTCTTATCTGGATGTGGCTCTGAAAGGCTATCAAGGATTCCTCGATCATTTTATCGAAGTGGACAAAAACGGATTGGTTACCATTACCAAGGCTTGCGCAGTAGCAGGATTGGGAGGAAAGGTGTACCGTTCCGGTGATTACGACTATTATATTAATGAAACTATCCGAAATAACGATCCTAAAGCTGTAGGACCTTTTATTAAGGCTAGCTTGGAATACGAACGTTTACAAAAGTAA
- a CDS encoding PTS galactitol transporter subunit IIC produces the protein MEEVFKYIIGLGAAVMMPVIFTILGVCIGIKFSKALKSGLLVGVGFVGLSVVTALLTSSLGPALSKMVEIYGLELGIFDMGWPSAAAVAYNTSVGAFIIPVCLGVNLLMLLTKTTRTVNIDLWNYWHFAFIGAIVYFASDNIFWGFFAAIICYIITLVMADMTAPAFQKFYDKMDGISIPQPFCQSFVPFAVVINKLLDMIPGFDKLNIDSEGMKKKFGLMGEPLFLGIVIGCGIGVLGCAGWQEVVDGIPGILGLGIKMGAVMELIPRITGLFIEGLKPISDATRELIAKKYKNSTGLSIGMSPALVIGHPTTLVVSLLLIPVTIFLAVILPGNRFLPLASLAGMFYLFPMILPITKGNVVKSFIIGLVALTVGLYFVTGLADFFTLAAKDVFAATGDQTVNIPAGFEGGALDFASSLFCWSIFHLTYSLKIIGPVLLVVLALGMAVYNRIRMTRNDAKNASTHKE, from the coding sequence ATGGAAGAAGTATTCAAGTACATTATCGGTCTTGGAGCGGCAGTAATGATGCCGGTCATTTTCACAATCTTAGGAGTATGTATTGGTATTAAATTCTCTAAAGCACTGAAAAGCGGCTTATTGGTAGGAGTCGGTTTCGTCGGTTTATCGGTTGTCACAGCGTTGCTTACCAGCAGCCTGGGTCCTGCACTAAGTAAAATGGTAGAAATCTACGGATTGGAACTGGGTATTTTCGACATGGGATGGCCTTCTGCAGCAGCAGTAGCCTACAATACCTCTGTCGGTGCTTTTATTATCCCGGTTTGTTTAGGTGTCAACTTACTGATGTTACTTACCAAAACAACCCGCACTGTCAACATCGACCTTTGGAACTACTGGCATTTCGCCTTTATCGGAGCGATTGTTTATTTTGCTTCCGACAATATTTTCTGGGGATTCTTTGCCGCAATCATCTGCTACATCATTACACTGGTCATGGCGGATATGACTGCTCCCGCTTTCCAGAAGTTCTATGATAAAATGGATGGTATCTCTATCCCGCAACCTTTCTGCCAGAGCTTCGTGCCGTTTGCTGTTGTCATCAATAAGCTACTTGATATGATTCCCGGATTCGACAAACTGAATATCGACTCCGAAGGTATGAAAAAGAAATTCGGATTGATGGGCGAACCGTTGTTTCTGGGTATCGTCATCGGTTGCGGTATCGGAGTATTGGGATGTGCCGGCTGGCAAGAAGTGGTGGATGGTATTCCGGGCATTTTAGGACTGGGCATCAAGATGGGTGCGGTCATGGAATTGATTCCGCGTATCACCGGTCTCTTCATCGAAGGTTTGAAACCGATCTCTGACGCTACCCGCGAGCTGATCGCTAAAAAATATAAAAACAGCACCGGTCTGAGTATCGGTATGAGTCCCGCACTGGTAATCGGACACCCGACTACGCTGGTAGTATCTCTCCTTTTAATTCCTGTCACCATCTTTTTGGCAGTGATCCTTCCGGGCAACCGCTTCTTACCGCTGGCCTCTCTGGCAGGTATGTTCTACTTGTTCCCGATGATTCTGCCTATTACAAAAGGTAATGTGGTGAAATCATTCATTATCGGTCTGGTGGCTTTGACAGTCGGACTGTATTTCGTCACAGGACTGGCAGACTTCTTCACACTGGCTGCCAAAGATGTATTTGCTGCAACGGGTGACCAGACAGTGAATATTCCCGCCGGTTTCGAAGGCGGAGCACTCGATTTCGCTTCCAGCCTCTTCTGCTGGAGTATCTTCCACCTGACTTACAGTCTGAAGATTATCGGTCCGGTCCTCCTTGTCGTGTTGGCACTCGGCATGGCTGTTTACAACCGTATCCGCATGACCCGGAATGACGCCAAAAATGCATCAACCCATAAAGAATAA